The nucleotide sequence GCCAAAGGCAGCGCCGAACCCTCCCCATGCATAGCCGACCATCATCAGGATGGTGTCATTACTGGCTGAGGCTAATAAAAAGGCAAGCAGGGCAAATCCGACCACCCCGGCTCTACTTATCCAGGCCCGTTGTTTGCTGGTGAAGCGTTTAAACAGAGGGAGATCTTCGCTTAAGGCCGAGCTCAGCACCAGAAGCTGGGAATCAGCAGTGGACATCACCGCAGCCAGGACTGCGGCCAGGACAAAACCCGCAACAAGAGGATGGAACAGGGCGCTGACCAGGGCAAGAAAGATAAGCTCACTATTGCCGCCCAGGCTGGAAACGCCCTCCAGTGGCGTGATGGCGTTATATCCGATACCGAGCAGGCCGATTTCAACAGCAAGAACAAGGCAGAGGATCATCCAGCACATTCCGATCCGACGGGCAGAGGCGACCTCTTGCACTCCTCTGATGCCGATAAACCGGGCCAGGATATGCGGTTGCCCGAAATAGCCCAGACCCCAGGCCATGAGCGAGGCCCCGGTGAGCCACGAGGTCTTAATCTGAAAGGCCTCAGGTCGTGCGGCGCTAAGGTCAATGCCGGAACCGGAGATGGCAAAGAGGGCCAGCAGAGAGCAGGCAACCAGGGCTGCGAGCATGAGTAGGCCTTGGATCAGGTCTGTCCAGCAGACCGCCAGATAGCCGCCGAGAAAGGTATAGGAGACAACAACCAGCGTGGTGACAAGGAGGGCGGTTTGTTCACTGGCGTCAAAGCTATAGGCAAAGAGCAGGGTGCCGCCCTTGAGTCCTGAGGCAACATAGAGGGTGAAAAAGATCAGGATGACCACAGTGGAAACGGTTTTGAGGAGACCTGAGGCATCATCAAAGCGATGGGACAGATAGGTAGGCAGGGTAAGGGCATGAAACTGTTCGCTGCTGGCCCGCAGCCGTGGGGCAACAATGCGCCAATTGGCGTAGGCTCCCAGGATGAGGCCGAGGGATATCCAGACGCCTTCAACCAGACCGCTGGCAAAGACTGCACCGGGCAGTCCCAGCAGCAGCCAGCTGCTCATGTCCGAGGCTCCGGCACTGATGGCCGTTGTGATCGGTCCCAGGGTACGACCACCGATGATAAAGTCCTCATTATTTGTGGTTCGGCGCATGGTGTAAGCGCCTATGCCCAACATAAGCAAAAGGTAGATGCCGAATTGTATGATAAGTATCATGAGAGGTTGTTCTGCTTCAGGATTTCTTATGTCTGCTGCCCATTCTGCAGCTGTTATTTCTCCTTGCCATCCTATCGCATGAAGTCGAAAATGCAAGAGAATACAGGTGTACATGATAATACGTGAAAATGATGCGGAGCGTATTTCCTGCGGTATCACAAGGCCTTCTTCTACCGCGTAGTCAGGTGGGAAGGGGGGAAGAGGAAGAGGGGGAGGCAGGGCCCGAGGGCAGGGAAAAAAACGGGCCACGCGCTGAGATATACCTGGTAAACTGTCAGCTCAATTCTGTACTGCCAGCACAATAGAAAAGGTTCCCCTGTTGATTCTGGCAAGGTCTTGACGGCTGACTAAGGAGCTAGAAAAAATAGAGTTACCTTACCAGCTAAGGACGATCCAGCAATCTTCTGAGCTTGTCTCTGTCAAAATTAAGATGCCTGTTACACACCAAATCATCATCAAATTCAAAGATGTTCTGCTGGGTAATTTCATCTCGCAGCACCGCAGGGATGATGGCATGAGTTAATAATTCTGTTTGTAGATTTTCGTAGTGTTTTGGTTTCATCCCGATAAATATAACCGCAATGCCTGTGTTAAAGGTCCTTGCTATTACACCGACAGCAAGGATAGAGTGCTTTAAATATTTGGTTGACTCTTTCAGATCGATTTTGTAGATGTTGTTTTTCGGTTGTTTGAACACACCATTAACAAAAAAGCCGCCCAGGGAGATGTTGTTCAGAACACCTTGATACTGGGCTGATGAGAATTTAAGGTGTACTGGCCGTTGAACTTTTATTCGGGAAAATTTACGTTGGTTTCTATCAGTCAGATATGACTTCTCTAGGTCTTCAATCTCCTGATGTAATGTGTCTAAATAGGAAGAATTTGTTTTTTGCAGAGCTGGGGGGATGTTTTTATAATTATCTCGTACCCGTTCTGCATAATCGATCTTAGCTTTTAACACATTAATACGATCCTGTTTCGTTCTTTCATCGTTCATCATATTTTTTTGTAATAATTAATAGCTCATGGGATTATTCTTAAGAGAGTCTCACGCAGTGAAACTGTCCTATTGGATATAAAAAATTGTACCGTATAAAAGAATATACAAAAAGATAAGGAGAAAGTCAAAGGGGCCAAAAGCCGCGGCGCGATCGATGGTTAAGGGCGTTCTTGACGAGTGTTCTTGGCTGCCATACGCCGGTGGTGATTCTGTGA is from Candidatus Electrothrix sp. GW3-4 and encodes:
- the putP gene encoding sodium/proline symporter PutP: MILIIQFGIYLLLMLGIGAYTMRRTTNNEDFIIGGRTLGPITTAISAGASDMSSWLLLGLPGAVFASGLVEGVWISLGLILGAYANWRIVAPRLRASSEQFHALTLPTYLSHRFDDASGLLKTVSTVVILIFFTLYVASGLKGGTLLFAYSFDASEQTALLVTTLVVVSYTFLGGYLAVCWTDLIQGLLMLAALVACSLLALFAISGSGIDLSAARPEAFQIKTSWLTGASLMAWGLGYFGQPHILARFIGIRGVQEVASARRIGMCWMILCLVLAVEIGLLGIGYNAITPLEGVSSLGGNSELIFLALVSALFHPLVAGFVLAAVLAAVMSTADSQLLVLSSALSEDLPLFKRFTSKQRAWISRAGVVGFALLAFLLASASNDTILMMVGYAWGGFGAAFGPVVILSLTWRKTTKYGALAGMLAGAATIYIVKNYISLEEEYLYELLPGFIVAFLTIILISALTEMPSEKALQKFDAARQQVKAS
- a CDS encoding PilZ domain-containing protein; its protein translation is MMNDERTKQDRINVLKAKIDYAERVRDNYKNIPPALQKTNSSYLDTLHQEIEDLEKSYLTDRNQRKFSRIKVQRPVHLKFSSAQYQGVLNNISLGGFFVNGVFKQPKNNIYKIDLKESTKYLKHSILAVGVIARTFNTGIAVIFIGMKPKHYENLQTELLTHAIIPAVLRDEITQQNIFEFDDDLVCNRHLNFDRDKLRRLLDRP